Within Primulina tabacum isolate GXHZ01 chromosome 5, ASM2559414v2, whole genome shotgun sequence, the genomic segment GCCtacgtaaaaaaaatttaggttgtcccaaaaatgttaattttttaaaaatatctaatCTGTGAAACTTCTATAAAGCTAATCGAAGCACATTGGATGCCCTGAAACAGACAGTtctaattttctttaaaataacgattgaaatatttttttttttcaaattaagtATTTTCATATTCAAATTTGGCTGAGATAATTTTGAGTGGGTGAGTATTTGATCGGTAGCCATAAGTTCGATTATTTCTACCCACCTGGCTAACGTACTTTGGAGGCTAGTGCATTAACCCGAGAGTTTACTCAGTGCGTCTCGAATGATAGCGGTTGCGGGTTACCAcgtcataaaaaaaaagaagaggaaCCTGAACAAAACTCCGAAATATTTATACAAAATACAATATGATTTCAAACAAGAAAGCTAATGAATATCAAGAAAATTGGAATGATGTATTCATTCAAGATCGAGAATTCCGAAATTGGAAAGGAGGATTTTGAGTTGATCAACAAAGTCTGAGCCAGTTGCATATTCTGTTAACATTCCCACAGCAAAACCAAACATTGCCCATCTGCTCAAAAAACAAcccaatattattattattgttattattatccAATAAGTCAAGCAACAAGATTATAACAGCTAATCTACATAACATTTTTACACAGGACACAAGAACATTCTGATTCTTAATCTCGTTTTCCAGTAAATTTAATTAGACCACATTAGAGCAAAAACAGTTTTTTTTCAAACAAAAGGAAGGTAAACTACGGTCGAACAACTTTGTTTTTTAGATCTCGTGTTGGATTATAAGCGCCTAGAAATGAAGTTGACACAAAAGATTAGCCTGCCTTCACAAGTTGGCATATGTGAAAGAGAGAGCAAATCTTATTAATCGCTCCTAATTATTTGTAAAACCCACAGAACACTCGTGGGATTGATTGTCAATCCCTTGCGAGGCTAACACCAGCAGCAGCCACACTTCCTATATTTTACTCAACTCGTAAAATGGACATCTGACCCgattttttaacattttcaatACACCAAGGAAAAAATTAACACAAATAGTACCAAtccaattcaagaaaatttcagACCCCACCAAAATCTAAAGCAAACGTACGAAAAGGTTTTCCCAATAACTCCATCTTTACCTTCCATTGGAGACTTCATTCTTGCTAATGAAACCAAAGAAGGGACCTTGATCATCTTCCTCAAGCTTCTTCTGCTTAAAATATTCTTGAAGCTCTCTGGCCTTTTGTCTCTGAAACTCCAAGGTAATCACATTCTTGTCTACCCCATCAACCGCACCCACCGGTTTGGGAGGAGCACTCGGCATCGGAGAATCCGGTGGCACAGGCTTTACAGGCGTAGGAGCCACTGGTCTTCTTATAGGGCCCTCAGCTTGAGAGCTTCTAATGGTGAATTTGAGTGTGGGAGAGGAAGAAGATGGTGAATATGAAGCGTAATTGTGAAGTTTGATGCATGGGATCGAAGAAGATGTTGCTACTGACATTGTGCTGAATCTTTTCGTTTTGATTTCTCGCTGTATTTGATGTGGATAAATTTGTGTACATTGCGGATCAGTGGTGGCTTCGACGTGGGGCGTTTGTGGATGAAATGGAGCCAAGTTTACGCATAATAAGACTCAAATGGACTTCTTTCATTTGcattttcaaagttttataaatatttttttaagaaaaaggaaatataaataatttttaatgattATAAGATATACTGATTTTAATTACTCGGAAATAAGATTAAAATGAtagttaaaaatataaaatttatcacAAAACAAATTAAACGTATTTATTATTATGGGTTTTAAATATTTAGCTCAAAATTCGTCTATCCAAATGAAGCatgtaataaattaaaatatacattaattaaaatggtgagtttttttatttataataaagcAATAAAATATGAAGAAATAAAATCAAATGAACAGCAAATACTAATTGACTTTTGTCATATCTACGTCAATTACATGGGCCATGGGTC encodes:
- the LOC142544651 gene encoding light-harvesting complex-like protein OHP2, chloroplastic; this translates as MSVATSSSIPCIKLHNYASYSPSSSSPTLKFTIRSSQAEGPIRRPVAPTPVKPVPPDSPMPSAPPKPVGAVDGVDKNVITLEFQRQKARELQEYFKQKKLEEDDQGPFFGFISKNEVSNGRWAMFGFAVGMLTEYATGSDFVDQLKILLSNFGILDLE